A single Methylomonas sp. AM2-LC DNA region contains:
- a CDS encoding IS30 family transposase translates to MAQKGRPGLSAAQKVELWQRWKLGQSLSEIGRALGKHAGSVHTVLSAHGGIIPATRSRSARSLSLVEREEISRGLAAGESMRQIASKLARSPSTICREIARNGNKDQYRAIEADSKAWDQAQRPKPCRLATHSQLQIMVATKLGFDWSPEQIAGWLKHEYPNDINMHVSHETIYKSLYIQARGVLKKELIGHLRSKRMMRRGKASTTEGQPRGQIIDAVSIKDRPAEVEDRAIPGHWEGDLITGSKNSHIATLVERRSRFVLLVQVDGKDTTNVVNALIRQVQQLPSGLMASLTWDRGTELAQHKRFTVATDVAMYFCDPRSPWQRGTNENTNRLLRQYFPKGTDLSGYSQQDLDEIALKLNTRPRKTLGYMMPGDKLNECVAMTS, encoded by the coding sequence ATGGCACAGAAAGGTCGACCCGGTTTATCCGCAGCTCAAAAGGTTGAGTTGTGGCAAAGATGGAAATTAGGACAATCACTCAGTGAGATAGGTCGTGCCCTTGGTAAGCATGCTGGATCCGTGCATACTGTTTTATCCGCTCATGGTGGAATTATTCCTGCAACTCGCTCAAGATCGGCTAGGTCACTGAGTCTAGTTGAGCGCGAAGAAATATCGCGAGGACTGGCGGCTGGTGAATCAATGCGACAGATTGCATCAAAACTAGCAAGATCACCCTCTACTATCTGCCGTGAAATTGCCCGTAATGGTAATAAAGATCAATATCGAGCAATCGAAGCTGATTCAAAAGCATGGGATCAAGCACAGCGACCTAAGCCCTGTCGACTGGCTACACATTCTCAACTACAAATCATGGTGGCAACTAAACTCGGTTTCGATTGGTCTCCTGAGCAAATTGCTGGCTGGCTTAAACATGAATATCCAAACGATATCAATATGCATGTCTCACATGAAACAATCTATAAAAGCCTGTATATTCAAGCACGCGGCGTTTTGAAAAAGGAATTAATCGGACATCTACGATCGAAACGAATGATGCGGCGAGGTAAGGCATCAACAACTGAAGGCCAGCCAAGAGGGCAAATTATTGATGCGGTATCGATAAAAGATCGACCTGCAGAGGTTGAGGATCGTGCAATACCTGGGCATTGGGAAGGTGATCTGATTACGGGGTCTAAAAACAGCCATATTGCTACTCTAGTTGAACGTCGGTCACGATTTGTGTTGCTGGTTCAAGTTGATGGCAAAGATACGACGAATGTTGTGAATGCATTAATTCGTCAGGTACAGCAACTTCCTTCCGGCTTAATGGCTTCGTTGACATGGGATCGTGGTACTGAATTAGCTCAACATAAAAGATTTACTGTAGCCACCGATGTGGCAATGTATTTTTGCGATCCAAGAAGCCCTTGGCAGCGAGGAACCAATGAAAATACAAACCGATTATTAAGACAATATTTTCCCAAAGGGACCGATTTAAGCGGTTATAGTCAGCAAGACCTAGATGAGATTGCTTTAAAGCTTAATACGAGACCTAGAAAAACACTGGGCTACATGATGCCTGGTGATAAACTAAACGAATGCGTTGCAATGACCAGTTGA
- a CDS encoding YqiA/YcfP family alpha/beta fold hydrolase: MKKLVIYNHGKDSIPWGEKPLALAEIAKKHDFMFISPDYQLSNDPEWRVSQLLAMDVSDYDLIVLVGSSMGAYVATVAAETIKPEGLFLIAPAFYLPGYAHSQFNPITKNIQVFHGWQDEVVPPENAWRFCCEHQAQLHMYAADHRLLSILPQMANAFGDFLLACEDKLE, translated from the coding sequence ATGAAAAAACTGGTTATATACAACCACGGCAAAGACAGTATTCCTTGGGGAGAAAAACCTCTGGCTTTAGCAGAAATTGCTAAAAAGCATGATTTTATGTTTATTAGCCCCGACTATCAGCTCAGTAATGATCCTGAGTGGCGTGTATCACAACTGCTGGCCATGGATGTATCAGACTATGATTTGATTGTACTTGTGGGTTCCAGCATGGGGGCTTATGTGGCAACAGTGGCGGCGGAAACGATTAAACCCGAAGGCTTATTTTTGATTGCTCCTGCTTTTTATTTACCGGGTTACGCGCACAGCCAATTTAATCCTATCACGAAAAATATCCAGGTATTCCATGGCTGGCAAGATGAAGTGGTACCACCAGAAAATGCCTGGCGCTTTTGCTGTGAGCATCAGGCACAATTGCATATGTACGCTGCCGATCATCGTTTGTTGAGCATTTTGCCGCAGATGGCTAATGCGTTTGGTGACTTTCTTCTGGCTTGTGAAGACAAACTGGAGTAA
- the gltA gene encoding citrate synthase — MSKNEKLVLIDLQKQAVDLPILAASLGPDVIDIRRLHAQTGLFTYDPGFTSTASCQSKITYLDGEAGLLLYRGYPIEQLAENCDFLEVCYLLLNGELPNGSEMRKFVTHISQDVLVHEQLIKFYSGFRRDAHPMAILVGVVGALSAFYHDVMDITSQESRYQSAIRLIAKMPTIVAMCYKYSIGKPFMYPKRKLGYAENFLRMMMADPCDEFLANPVLVKALDRILILHADHEQNASTSTVRLAGSSGANPYACVAAGIACLWGADHGGVNEAVLNMLEEIGDVSRLSSYVTRAKDKNDAFRFSGLGHRVYKSNDPRAKLMRVTCYEVINELALQESKLFKLAMNLERIALEDSYFIENKLYPNFDFYSGLVLRALGIPCAMFTAIFAMARSVGWIAHWDEMISDPELKIGRPRQLYQGVEKRDVQNISNR, encoded by the coding sequence ATGTCTAAAAATGAGAAACTGGTACTGATTGATCTGCAAAAGCAAGCTGTCGACCTGCCAATTTTAGCGGCCAGTTTAGGACCCGATGTCATAGATATTCGGCGTCTACACGCTCAAACAGGACTATTTACTTACGATCCTGGTTTCACCTCTACCGCTAGTTGTCAATCCAAAATTACTTATCTGGATGGTGAGGCCGGCTTACTCCTGTATCGTGGCTACCCCATTGAACAACTGGCTGAAAATTGCGATTTTCTAGAAGTGTGTTATTTACTTCTAAATGGTGAGTTGCCCAACGGCAGTGAAATGCGGAAATTTGTCACCCACATCAGTCAGGATGTTTTGGTGCATGAGCAATTAATCAAATTTTACAGCGGTTTTCGCCGCGATGCCCACCCCATGGCTATATTAGTGGGTGTGGTCGGTGCCTTATCGGCTTTCTATCACGATGTTATGGACATAACCAGTCAGGAGAGCCGTTACCAGTCTGCAATACGTTTAATCGCCAAAATGCCTACCATAGTGGCTATGTGTTACAAATATTCAATTGGCAAACCCTTTATGTATCCTAAACGCAAATTAGGATATGCCGAAAATTTTTTACGCATGATGATGGCCGATCCTTGCGATGAATTCTTAGCCAATCCGGTGCTGGTTAAAGCCTTGGATCGCATTTTGATTCTACATGCTGATCACGAGCAAAATGCCTCTACTTCAACCGTTAGGCTTGCAGGTTCCAGTGGTGCAAACCCGTATGCCTGTGTAGCGGCAGGCATTGCCTGTTTATGGGGAGCCGATCATGGCGGGGTTAACGAAGCTGTATTGAATATGCTTGAAGAAATTGGTGATGTTTCTCGTCTAAGCAGCTATGTCACTAGAGCCAAAGATAAAAACGATGCTTTTCGCTTTTCGGGTTTAGGACACCGTGTTTACAAAAGCAACGATCCGCGTGCCAAACTGATGCGAGTAACCTGTTATGAAGTAATCAATGAATTGGCTTTGCAAGAATCAAAACTGTTCAAACTGGCGATGAATCTAGAGCGCATCGCTTTGGAAGATAGTTATTTTATTGAGAATAAACTTTATCCAAATTTTGATTTTTATTCGGGGTTGGTTTTACGTGCATTAGGCATACCCTGCGCCATGTTTACCGCAATTTTTGCAATGGCCAGATCAGTTGGTTGGATAGCGCATTGGGACGAGATGATTTCTGATCCAGAATTAAAAATTGGTCGCCCACGCCAGCTCTATCAGGGCGTTGAAAAAAGAGATGTGCAAAATATTTCTAATCGTTGA